aaaatatgcttaaaatgtattaaatatatgcattaataacatttattaataatttaaaaaattaaataaaatttattattgttaaaattaaaaactaaaaaagatgTTTGCAAACTGCTGttgaattttttgttaatctgaaaataatatatatagctatacaTTAGAAACCAAGTACCGATATGAGCGGAAACTGGCTATTCTCAATTGGCGCGAATATTGCACATACGCCTACAGCCGCGGGAAATTTTgatctattaatattagtagtgTCGAGTccgttaatataatacgaaaaacCTCAAATATTCACTAAAAGCATGATGAGTATAGAAATATGATCAAACAAGTAAAAATCGAACAAATATGCAAAACtatgcaaaattaaattgataaatttgaattatttgagTGATGAAACagatgttattaaaaagtatgataaatgcataaatatcCGCTCCTTGATCATAAGTACAGTGGAGCGTCGATTATCCGCACTAATTGGGACCGAAGGGGTTGCGAATAATCTATTTGTGCGAATAATCAAACAACCattgaaagttttaatataaagttaaaaactaatttactaaatataatattaaatatattattcatacacaatataaaaaatacaataaaaatataatgtatttatttgaaataacaatCAATTTTTCGTCGCCAAACCATTTCATaatgtaacattaaatatatacatatatatttatgtataatataacattatagtacACGATAAAACATAACGAatgataaaactaaattaaattaaactaaaaataaatttttactcaACAATTTTGTAGTGCGGATAATCGACGCTCCGctgtatttaaatcatttgaaatattttataaacaattgattttctaaaattaattcttaaatttaataagtttaatagtaTTTGAGAAAgacactattaaaattatttcaataatatgttaaataaaatactacacGACATtgctaaatattacaaaaaacataattaatttggtAACCGGTttgctataaaatttaatataatactctagctgatacttatttttattttttatttatttattgtttttaactatgATTTTGTTATAGGTTatgccatattatatttatattgttttttattaaattaatatgttgtcTTGAttgtttaagataaataaaaaatttaatacactttttcttttttatcttGTAATAAGATTCTTAAAAATAGAGTAACTTGTAACTTAAGTATTAGATTGCACtagaagtttaatttttagtaaaactaAATCATATTCAGTGATATGAAAAATAGTTACTTAAAATTTCGTTGCTCTTAATAAAGTGTAACGTAAAAACACCtactaatttaaagtattttaatatttaagtattatctaCAATAATTATCGAGACCACGAATTGTAGACAACTTATCGTAAAcccgaaataatattaaaatacgaaaaatatatacatttgtatattttaattaaacttctAAAAATACGACCGGAatcatatcaatattttatgaaacttcctttattaaaaaaaacattatgcaaatttcgaaaaaaaattgcgTTACGGCACCTGCATGTAtgcaatttgtttatttactgtggtagtaaaataaaagaagtccaggagtatacctatattgttttacttttttatcaaCGTTGATCTTGGTGAAtatgtgtacaaaaaatatatatttacctactgCATCTTTGTACTGTAATATGTATGCAGTAAGTTACACCAAAAAaggaaaacattaataaaatataatataatacgtaagtacctatagtacaatatatgtataattatagatacatctataaaataggtataatatatactcattGACAATTAATACATCGCGTCGTTGACGTaggtaagaaatattttaaattattctctaAAAACGTTCAGTCGTAATGGAAggagtttgaaaaataatgacatttaAGAAACGTCtatgaatatcaaaaatatattgagaaCAATTCGAGAAATCCTCAACTTTCATTCGTCTCGCGCGCGCACAAGTCATTACCATCATCTGACGCgaaacgaatattattttaaaacacgtttgctcaaatcattaaaaaatgattttcataTTCTAACGCTAAAGAGAGATGTTATTATCGTAAGCGTCAAAAAGGTATTTTCGTATTCATTCGCGAATACGCGTGTTCAcgctaatttttattattattattatacatcagcGTCggagttaaattatattttcacgtTTAAATTGGAATAGTAAAAACTGGGAATATGTTTTCACGggtacatataacataatattgtataatcaacatattatagatagcaatgaatttaattgtattgatgtttattattaacattttttcctGCTGtcgttatatgtttttaaacgtgaatattaaaataccatcACGTTAATATACTTTcattcatgatattatattcataagaaAAATGTTGTTGACTGTGCATTTTTTGCATTCGTTGTAAGATACGGAATAATCTTTACAAAGTCCTCGACCATTGAACTACGATAATCGTATAGTTTATGATTTCGAAACTTTTAGTTTGGCTAATTTTTTCGTCTTGTTCACCGTAGGTAGTTATTATAGAcatttcttcatttttttaaatactattccaaaaaaatgataatccaCTGAACGAATTGTTACagatgattttatatataatgattaatgatttatgtcagaaaactataaaaaattgttttcttttttttttcaactaaaaattctttcttaatttgatatatatatatttttttttatgtaaataaaatattttaaaccgttgacttgaaattgttttcaaacgtGCGCCTACTTCGCTCTTATTCTTAGTGCATTTACAATGCAAAACAGTTTCCTAAAATTCGATGATTTATGAAATACGTTTTTGTTTCAAAcgtagtaggtaggtattcgTAATTGTTTGTGATGTAAAAcgcatttgataataatattgttaatcgtTGTTTTACAACCGATAAATACCCGCAGCTGTGtacccatattattatacaataggtttcattataatattccatCGCTTCATCGGACGAAAAATTACGACgagattttgaattttgattaatgatagtataataatgaactgtttgttatttatacgTGTCTTGAGCGATATAGCTTTGATGCGATAATCCGGGTGGCGgcaaacattttaacattacgGTAATGACATTACAGAAAATGTAatccttaatattatatcgattagAGTGTAGGGTCGCCATTCGTCCGGGGCACTATAACTGCTTTCAGCACATGGTCCTGGTATCTGTTAAATCCCGGTCTAGATCTGAAAAAGTactggtttttaaaaatgtgtccggtgtattaatttgtatactggACCGTGGCGTACTTAgacctaattaattttatggagAGGTCGAATATAAAAACCGGGTGACCTTAActgacaaagaaaaaaaaatggcatGTTCAGTGTATTTTTACAGCTCGTTGTAAAACGTTtacagaatattaaaataattacgtaagtaataacaaattcaaaacatttttatttttaaattttgtaaatttttgaattcttaggtattttttcttgttattattgcattttaaactCACAGCCTTGCCTAtaagcattttataattttcaaattaaatttatggcaGTGCCCGGTGTGCTCACACGAATCTTGTACTCAGTGCCAAATcaccttatattataaaaaatatagtttctaTTCccttttatacacaatatggCTAGATTCGTGTACACGAAATACGTAATCTACGCTCCCAACATCagtgcttatatatttttatatcttgtCGCATCGTGTCAAcacatcaaaaatatattatgcaggttttttttaaatgtacatgttatgttataaaaaacggTGTTTTGTACAATTCAAAATGATATCGCAATTCACAATCAATGAAAATAAGGCTagcaaaatgaaataataaaaaaatgtgtaatttataatttcaataaatcaaCCTAGTTTTGAAAACAGttaaaacgtaataatttataatggttagtaaatttaattagagtTAACTAgttttttggtaatttttattttaaaatgctatttTTACACGGCATTTtctgacaaaaaaatatatcgttccatatatatatatatatatatatatacatatttatgtataggttaacattaagtaataaattaatttaaattaaaaataacataaatgataaataaaataaaatgatacgtGTGATaattctatacaaaaaaaaaaaaacaatatttcaaattcataattttttgggaaaaaaacattttttgaaatgttgtgATGGAAAACGTAAGGTACCTTTCTTTCTCTTAGGAAAATATACAGTGGAAGAAAACGATGTGGCATTTTTAAGGAAAAACTGTCCTGACACTTGGGTGAAAAACTTGTACGTATTTACAGCAATGCCCTGACGtacgaatttaaataatgaactcgactaatttttctaattttcccTATGTAGTGTGAAAACGAATTTCATATGGGATTTCACGCACTCATATCGATAGTGCTTTACCGGTACCTATAGTGAGACCTACCTGCAGGCAGACACGTGGCGGTCAAAcgaggggggggggggtgaggGGGATATATCCCCCCATGACTTTTTTTCTctaatatttacaacaattacatttatgtataatgtattatattttgttttaattttttctcaaaataacGCTTAtgagcatatattattattattatcatctagATTCTAGACTCATTCTAGGATCAAcgctgtttttattattaatatttagtaattaattacttatacaaaatatacgggAATTACCTACCCAGCTCGGCGATTGTGAATATTCAATTACAACCAGAGGTGttcccaatattttttttgagagtATACTAAGACTCTAGTCAAGGTGAAGATCCATGATTTAAACAAGGGAGGGTAGAATGATACAAATAGaacctttttttaagtatttaaaaatactcataaatctttttaaaataaaagtaataaacatgaatatttaataatatacaaatatttttactgtggtctataattataaaggatgtgttaaaaatatgaaaaaaaaaatcaaacttttaaaaaaagcttgaaattacctttataagtcaataaaatatgaaaatatacaaatactaaaaaatttaattaaataaattgttaaaaaataatttctgcaTCTTATTTTCGTCGTCTATTTCTTTTCTTTCTTTACCTCTAGGAGTGGAAACGGCAGAACGGTGATCTCTtaaccaaattttaatataaggtcTAGGATTAAAATCTGCAATTGAAGGGCCATTGATAGAGATGAACATCAAATCTGACacattttcaatgtttaagcTAGTCCTTAAATCAGTTATTGTCAAATTCATATCGGAAAACCCTCGTTCACAATCAGCTGTTGAAGTTGGGAGTATATTTAATGCTTTcatgaaactagaaaaaacatttcttGAACGGAAGTCAACTACACTTTCAAATTCAGAAAAACCTAATGTCCGTGATACTCTTTTAACTTCATCTTCTCCCTTTGCATCATTAATTGCTACTTTGAACACTTCATcaattacctataaaataaaagacgatttattaaatattcatttattctgtttaaataatcaaaatattgaaataaattatcaaaataatagtttttttctttacctGAATGTCTTCtagcattgttttattttttgagtcaTCAAATAAGCGTTGACGCATTCTGTCTACtaaattttgcaaaaattGTAACCTGTTAATCCCTCCTGATTTTGTCATTGTAATATTGACACCTTTGTTAATTCCTTTCTGAATAGCTTCTATAATTTCCTTTTCTTTTTCCCCAGGTTCAGCTTTCAGACTTTCTAAAATTCTAATCGTTCTATTTATCTCCGACTGGGCACGCATTAGAGTTGTTTTTCTGGACTGTAATATACAAGATAACATTGCAAGCTCAGAAAGAACATCGTAAAAAAGTCCAAGTTCCTCCAAAAAAGAAGaggattctaattttttttttatgccatTTGATGTCACATCATGTGTTTTACtaacatgtaaatatattccCGGATAATTATTCCATATGGCTTTTATAGTTCGAAAACTGCTTGCAGACCAGCGTACATTCAAAACACgacctatttttttcatttcaatgccTACTTCAACACAAGATTTATCTAAAcccattgaatttttaggacTTTGATGATAGTAAGCGTAGAGTTTGTCCATTAGACTTTGGAAACGAGAGACTCcagtacaatcttttattacGTCATGTACTGAGAGTTCGAGGCGATGACATAAACAATGCCAGGTAAATAGATTCGGAATTTTTTCGCGTAGTTTAGTAGCAACTCCAGCTTTCTTACCCGTCATTACACTTGCTCCGTCACTGGCAAAAGCAATCCAGTTGTTTAATGCAAACGATGTTGATATCCCATTACATTCTAAACTTAACCAAATAGATTTTTCGATAGTTTCAGCATCTTGTCTATCTAAGTCAATTAGGTCTAAGAATGCTACAACCGGCGATTCTACGtcaaaatatgatgaaatatacaaaattagtgTACATTTGGTACTCAGCGTTGTTGATTCGTCAatcattatgataaatttcgAATTCGACTGTATAAGGCGTAAAATAAGTCGTTTGCGCATCTCCTTTGCAATGACGTTTACCATTCGAGTGGCAGTTATTCTGCTATGTAAGGAAGATCCCATGTCCAATCCATTGATTTGTTGTAATTGAACAAGTTCTTCAAACTGTTTAAAGGGACGGTGATTTTTTGCCAAGCAATATACAGTTCTAAAAAGTCGCGTATTGGAATCAATCTCTACTTCAGATATACGTTCgaacattttatctaatacTTTGTCTGAgctttttttcaatatgttttCAGCTAACACATGAGCTTTGCTTTCTGaatgttgtttaattttatttcttaatgaaGCCAGTTGATTTGTACGATTACACCCAGCAGCTATGATTTCAAAGCCTACCCACTCAGAAGAAATTCGAACTTTGCTATCGATgttagatttttgaaaattgatacTATTTTTAGCTTGAATGCAATTATTACATCCTAGTTTCCCATTTTTGCTACTTAACCATGAGTTTTTCTTTTGAAACTCTATTACCTGTTCTTTTGTCCATAATGCAGGCCAAATTTTGGAAGTATCCCATACATCTTGTATTTGATTATCGATTTGACTATCACTAACAAAATTATCTTCATTGGGCATCACTAGCTCGTGTGAACTAGTAGCACAAATGGCAGTATTAGTCgcatttttaggttttttttctcggggcataaaaaaactatcaagTGTTCCGCTTTCACGTTTAAAATTCGAActcatattttgataaaaatttaaataacactttATACAGTAAAACAGATTAGGATAGTTAATTaaactcaattaaataaattaataaaactgctcaaataaaatgaata
This genomic stretch from Rhopalosiphum maidis isolate BTI-1 chromosome 3, ASM367621v3, whole genome shotgun sequence harbors:
- the LOC113558700 gene encoding E3 SUMO-protein ligase KIAA1586-like — translated: MTGKKAGVATKLREKIPNLFTWHCLCHRLELSVHDVIKDCTGVSRFQSLMDKLYAYYHQSPKNSMGLDKSCVEVGIEMKKIGRVLNVRWSASSFRTIKAIWNNYPGIYLHVSKTHDVTSNGIKKKLESSSFLEELGLFYDVLSELAMLSCILQSRKTTLMRAQSEINRTIRILESLKAEPGEKEKEIIEAIQKGINKGVNITMTKSGGINRLQFLQNLVDRMRQRLFDDSKNKTMLEDIQVIDEVFKVAINDAKGEDEVKRVSRTLGFSEFESVVDFRSRNVFSSFMKALNILPTSTADCERGFSDMNLTITDLRTSLNIENVSDLMFISINGPSIADFNPRPYIKIWLRDHRSAVSTPRGKERKEIDDENKMQKLFFNNLFN